Proteins encoded in a region of the Chryseobacterium piperi genome:
- a CDS encoding DUF3108 domain-containing protein: MKKIFYIVALFTSFLGFAQIDNIADGESITFRIHYGILTAGNATLTTQKTTYKGLPHLYVRGTGQTSGAVKAFFKVDDLYESFVNIDTGLPSFYVRNVKEGSYRQHFETVFNHDNNTLILTDKKTPANGSKVIKSVKGIQDMLSCFYYLRSQSQNDLKVGTVINMNVWIDDEMFPFQLKVVGTENLKTKFGTINCLKIIPSVISGRVFKEKEGVTMWVSNDANHVPMLLKAELAVGSLKASIDGYKNVKYPLKFTK; the protein is encoded by the coding sequence ATGAAGAAAATCTTTTATATCGTTGCATTATTTACATCCTTTTTAGGCTTTGCCCAAATAGACAATATTGCAGATGGCGAATCCATTACCTTTAGAATTCATTACGGGATTCTGACTGCAGGAAATGCAACACTTACCACTCAAAAAACGACATATAAAGGACTTCCGCACCTCTATGTCAGAGGAACAGGACAAACTTCCGGTGCTGTGAAAGCTTTTTTCAAAGTGGATGATTTATATGAAAGCTTCGTCAACATAGACACCGGCCTTCCCAGTTTTTACGTAAGAAATGTAAAAGAGGGGAGCTATCGTCAACATTTTGAAACAGTATTTAACCACGATAACAATACGTTAATTTTAACGGATAAAAAAACACCGGCCAATGGATCTAAAGTCATAAAATCGGTAAAAGGAATACAGGATATGCTGTCATGCTTTTACTATTTAAGAAGCCAGAGTCAAAATGACCTGAAAGTAGGAACTGTAATCAACATGAATGTATGGATCGATGATGAGATGTTTCCTTTTCAGCTGAAAGTGGTGGGAACAGAGAATCTGAAAACCAAATTCGGAACTATTAATTGTCTGAAAATCATCCCTTCAGTAATAAGCGGAAGAGTTTTTAAAGAAAAAGAAGGTGTTACGATGTGGGTATCCAATGATGCCAATCATGTTCCTATGCTGTTAAAAGCAGAACTAGCAGTCGGTTCATTAAAAGCCAGTATCGACGGATATAAAAATGTGAAATATCCTTTAAAATTCACGAAGTAA